The following are encoded together in the Pseudomonas sediminis genome:
- a CDS encoding LemA family protein → MSLTAVIVIVVLVLLGAYAVSLYNGLVRLKHGVSKAWSNIDVLLKQRHDELPKLVETCKQYMQYEGSTLERVIAARSAVASAREQHDVGALGKAESGLRAGLGQLFALAENYPELKANDSFQHLQQRISGLENGIADRRELYNEAVNLNNVRIEQFPDVLIARMFNFQAAELLVFSEAEKADVDMKSLFN, encoded by the coding sequence ATGAGCCTGACCGCCGTGATCGTTATCGTCGTCCTCGTCCTGCTCGGCGCCTACGCGGTGTCCCTCTACAACGGCCTGGTGCGCCTCAAGCATGGAGTGAGCAAGGCCTGGTCGAACATCGACGTGCTGCTCAAGCAGCGTCATGACGAATTGCCCAAGCTGGTGGAAACCTGCAAGCAGTACATGCAGTACGAAGGCTCGACCCTGGAGCGGGTGATTGCAGCGCGTAGCGCCGTTGCCAGTGCTCGCGAACAACATGATGTCGGCGCCCTGGGCAAGGCTGAAAGTGGTCTGCGCGCGGGCCTCGGTCAGCTCTTTGCCCTGGCCGAGAACTATCCCGAGCTGAAGGCCAACGACAGTTTCCAGCATCTGCAGCAGCGTATCAGCGGCCTGGAAAACGGCATCGCCGATCGCCGCGAGCTTTACAACGAGGCGGTCAACCTCAACAACGTGCGCATCGAGCAGTTCCCCGATGTACTCATCGCGCGAATGTTCAACTTCCAGGCTGCCGAGTTGCTGGTGTTCAGCGAGGCGGAGAAAGCCGATGTGGATATGAAGTCGCTATTCAATTGA
- a CDS encoding GIDE domain-containing protein produces the protein MMQADPFGFFFTLTFTLGACLGGAWWCLRGWSQARHLLDTPTSKIRSAAQGYVELYGVLETLPDMQLSGPLTGKPCLWWRFRIEEYRSSGKKRSWRVIESGASDAWLRLVDGTGECLIDPRGAEIHAAVRDVWEGNLRHPLGPAKSGLFGFLTSGQRYRYCEERFHVGQPLYAIGDFRTRGAAQQGFDRQAAQGEVIREWKGDYVGLLRRFDSDGNGELDEQEWNRVRLAAQLEAEDRHRQKASEPARHHMAKPGERQPFILSNSGEDELARRFYWQAAGGAVLCLVGALATAWLLGVQNW, from the coding sequence ATGATGCAGGCGGACCCCTTCGGCTTCTTTTTCACGCTCACGTTCACTCTCGGCGCCTGCCTGGGCGGCGCCTGGTGGTGCCTGCGGGGTTGGTCGCAGGCGCGCCATCTGCTCGACACGCCGACCTCGAAGATTCGCTCGGCGGCGCAGGGTTACGTTGAGCTCTATGGGGTGCTTGAGACGCTGCCGGACATGCAGTTGAGTGGACCCCTGACCGGTAAACCCTGCCTATGGTGGCGCTTTCGTATCGAGGAATATCGTTCCAGCGGCAAGAAGCGCAGCTGGCGGGTGATCGAGAGTGGGGCCAGCGATGCCTGGTTACGCCTGGTCGATGGCACCGGCGAATGCCTGATCGATCCACGTGGTGCCGAGATTCATGCGGCGGTGCGTGACGTCTGGGAGGGCAACCTGCGGCACCCGCTGGGCCCGGCCAAGAGCGGATTGTTCGGTTTTCTCACCAGCGGTCAGCGTTATCGCTACTGCGAGGAGCGCTTTCACGTTGGCCAGCCGCTGTATGCCATCGGCGACTTTCGCACCCGTGGCGCTGCGCAGCAGGGGTTCGACAGGCAGGCCGCTCAGGGCGAAGTGATCCGTGAATGGAAGGGCGATTACGTCGGCCTGCTGCGGCGTTTCGACAGCGACGGCAACGGCGAGCTCGACGAGCAGGAATGGAATCGCGTGCGACTGGCGGCGCAGCTGGAGGCAGAGGATCGCCATCGGCAAAAGGCATCCGAGCCGGCGCGGCATCACATGGCCAAGCCTGGCGAACGGCAGCCGTTCATCCTCTCCAATAGCGGTGAGGACGAACTGGCTCGTAGATTCTATTGGCAAGCCGCCGGTGGCGCCGTGCTGTGCCTGGTAGGTGCGTTGGCTACAGCCTGGTTACTCGGTGTGCAGAATTGGTAA